CACCTGCTGCTTTTTATCGTTACCTTCACACGGATATTTGCAAGAAAATTGAGTTCGTTTTCCAAAGGCAAGGTGGCACACCCTCTCCAGCTTTGAAGCAGTTTTTGTCGAACGTTGAGATAATGGACCATGTGTCAATGCGGATTTTTTTTCAACAACTCCCCAATTTCCTTGCAGCACCTGATAGCCAGCAAAAGGTTGTTCTCATCATCGACGAATTTGATGCAATACCGCCTGACGCGGTTCGCGGCTTCCTTCACTCACTCCGGTACATTTACCTTGATAACTCCAGGCTTCGGTGTCCTTATAGTGTTGGCATTGTGGGTGTCAAGAACATCACGCAGCTTAACTACGACCGATCAATCTCGCCTTTCAATATCCAAGATGAATTCCATTTACCGAATTTTACACTCACGCAAGTCCGCGAACTTTTTGAGCAGTACACCGAAGAAATAGGACAAGCCTTCGCACCTGAAGTTATCACCTTTATTCACAAACAGACTGCGGGACAGCCCTTTCTCGTTAATCGCTGCGCACAGATGCTCACCGAGGAGATGGACATTCCGAAAAATGAAACGATTGCGTTAAGTCACTTTTTTAAGGCACATAGACGGCTCCTCCGCGAACGGAACACCAATATCGACCATCTGCTTACCAATATCCGTAGGGACCGCCGGTTTGAGAAAATCCTCATGCGGATTGCCTCTTATGAAAGAGGTTTACCTTTTAATCTGGACAATGACATCATGAATGAACTCGCAATTTATGGAGTAATCGCAGAAAGCACTGACGGGATGTGTGAAATTGTCAATCCGATTTATCAACATCGTATTCTGCAGACTTTTAAACCTCTGTTTAATGGACTGGAGAATGATTATTTCTCTGAAGACAACGGGGACGATTTTATTGATTATCTAACACTTGATGGCATGATTGAGATGGGAACACTCCTTGAAAATTTTCAAGGTTTCATCGCACGCGCCGGTTTCCGTATTTTGCAAGTACCGGATACACCCCAGGAGTATGTCGGGCAACATCTCCTTTATGCCTATTTAGAGCAGCTTGTCCACAGTGTCGGTGCCACTATGTTTCTTGAAGCTCAGACCGGCCGTGGGCGGATAGATCTCATTATTGTTCACAACCAGCGCAAATACATCGTTGAAACTAAGATTTGGGAAGGCGACAGACGCTACAAGGCAGGCAAGAAACAACTCGCTGCATATCTCAAATTAGAAGGGGCACAAGAAGGCTACTATGTTGTGTTTGACCATCGTAACAATCCTACCTCACGCCTCGAAACTGAGATAATAGACGGTTTGAAAGTCCGAAGTTACGTTATTCCTGTCCTGCAAGAACGACCTTCAGCAGTTTAGGGCGGATGTCCGTTTGCCTTCTGTTTCTTTAAACCACCTCCAGCCAAACCCCTGGCACGAACCCCGGATACTCCCCTTCACTAAACGCCGGATAGTAGACATCCTCACCACTGAACTCGTGAACAGCCTCACCCCCGCTCCCATCTGGAATATGCACCCTACACATATACGCACGCTCACGGAACAGCTGCTGCGGAGTCGGCGTAGACGGATCCACG
The genomic region above belongs to Candidatus Poribacteria bacterium and contains:
- a CDS encoding AAA-like domain-containing protein; protein product: MKTFGTQGPVNPKENYVVSRTREIADFVERVKKGKYIVLFAPRQTGKTTLFRTAMDTLMAEGYFPVQLNFEAYIDLTPAAFYRYLHTDICKKIEFVFQRQGGTPSPALKQFLSNVEIMDHVSMRIFFQQLPNFLAAPDSQQKVVLIIDEFDAIPPDAVRGFLHSLRYIYLDNSRLRCPYSVGIVGVKNITQLNYDRSISPFNIQDEFHLPNFTLTQVRELFEQYTEEIGQAFAPEVITFIHKQTAGQPFLVNRCAQMLTEEMDIPKNETIALSHFFKAHRRLLRERNTNIDHLLTNIRRDRRFEKILMRIASYERGLPFNLDNDIMNELAIYGVIAESTDGMCEIVNPIYQHRILQTFKPLFNGLENDYFSEDNGDDFIDYLTLDGMIEMGTLLENFQGFIARAGFRILQVPDTPQEYVGQHLLYAYLEQLVHSVGATMFLEAQTGRGRIDLIIVHNQRKYIVETKIWEGDRRYKAGKKQLAAYLKLEGAQEGYYVVFDHRNNPTSRLETEIIDGLKVRSYVIPVLQERPSAV